In Cryptomeria japonica chromosome 5, Sugi_1.0, whole genome shotgun sequence, the genomic window AAGTAGCGGATGGGGTTCTCCGCTGCGGGAGGATGGAGGAGGATGCCTGGGAACGAGCGGATGGGGGGAGGATGGAGGAGGGTGCTTGGGAACGAGCGGATGGGAATGCGGAAGGAGCGGATGGGGTTCTCCGCCGCGGGAGGATGGAGGAGGATGCCTGGGAACGAGCGGATGGAATCCGCTGCGGGAATTGGATCTCGGATTTGTGGAGGAGGATGATGAAGGAGGAGAGGAACGGGAATCTCCGCCGACGGGAACGAACGAAGGGGTTCTGCTGCGGGAGGATGAAGGGGGAAGCGAATCTGTGGCGCCGGAGGAGGATGAATatgattcttcagagcatgatgatGTCGCCATGAGTTCACCAAGTGGGAGGAATTCAGTTGGGAGAAATCCCAAAGAAAATATCCAATCTTTACAATCCTCTCTGAAATCTGGCATTGATGAATATTTTAAAAAGTTTCAAGATATGGAAGCCGAATTAATCAGAGTGAAAGCAGATAAGGAGGAGTTGAGTGAAATAAAAAGAAAAACGGAAGCCGAATTAATCAGAGTGAAAGCAGATAAGGAGGAGTTGGGTGAAATAAAAAGAAAAACGGAAGCCGTATTAATCATAGCAAAGAGAGATATTAAGGAATTGGCTGAAAGAAACAAAAAGCTAGAGGAGGAGCTCAAGAGGGTTAAAGAAGGAGAAGAATCTATCAAAAAACTAGAGGAGCAGCTCAAGAGGGCTAAAGAAGGGGAAGAATCTAGCAGACAAAATCTTGAGCAAACAAGAAACAAGCTGCGGGAGCTCTCTACAACATTTGGTGCGATGAAAGAAGAATGCGACAAAGTATGTGATCAACAAGGAGCGGCTCCACAACTTAAGAAAAGAAAATATGTTCTTAAAGTTTTCGAGGTTAATGATTTGTTGAATTGTCCAATTTGCTGGGAACCGTGGAGTCAATCGGGAGAACATAATGCCTGGTATGTTGCAAATGGGTCTCAAATTAAAGTAAtttctatttctttttctcttttaatatgTCAAGTCATACAGTTTTCCATAACCAATTCAATAATCCAGTAATACTcagtatattttatttttattcaaaactAGGGTCAGTTTTTTGGTTGTCCTATTGATCTATAAAAATATCTTTTTGATGTACATTCTGAACAGATATGAGAGATTTGCTAGGATTTTATGTCTCTTGTATTTGaagaaaggtttttttttttttttaaaaaagagatTAATTAAAGTTTCTTAACATATAGTGGAAATCATTTGTTTGTTTATCTGTTGATACTAGTTTTATTATCTAATAGAGAGGGTCTTATAGTGGAGTATCTTAATTTTAAGTGTTCCAAAATCTTATGTGGATATTTCAAATTATTCTCAGTTTTGTACAGCAATTTACATGTCAAGTCTCTACTTATAAAATTTGGTTTTGGGTCcacatggtcaaatatgatgccacatcagtatGTATTTTGTTGAGGTGCTCAAAATGATCCGAAAAAAAAATGAAGACTAAAAGGTGTGCACTACTCATGTTTAATTgtgtgttgatgtggcatcacctTTGGAGATATGTATTGACATGActatttaagtgctccactatgaTCATTTTGATCCGCTCCTTAACCATTTTAAGAGCTCACCCCACTATAGGACTGTCTCccttaaatgaatttttattttttgaacaCCTGATCCATATGTTAACCTGCCA contains:
- the LOC131075057 gene encoding protein argonaute 2 isoform X4, producing the protein MSSWCYQPPGMDGWGCLPQEEDEAGWQWGRGGRASPRGRGGRGSLSWGRGRSERGEDGGGWGPGRGGRGPGRGSLSWGRGGRGSRSSGRRGRSYGRGSPKRKDEGGWESRPWRSSGWGSPLREDGGGCLGTSGWGEDGGGCLGTSGWECGRSGWGSPPREDGGGCLGTSGWNPLRELDLGFVEEDDEGGEERESPPTGTNEGVLLREDEGGSESVAPEEDEYDSSEHDDVAMSSPSGRNSVGRNPKENIQSLQSSLKSGIDEYFKKFQDMEAELIRVKADKEELSEIKRKTEAELIRVKADKEELGEIKRKTEAVLIIAKRDIKELAERNKKLEEELKRVKEGEESIKKLEEQLKRAKEGEESSRQNLEQTRNKLRELSTTFGAMKEECDKVCDQQGAAPQLKKRKYVLKVFEVNDLLNCPICWEPWSQSGEHNACSLSCGHFFGKSCITRWISSDGNRSFSSLAS
- the LOC131075057 gene encoding uncharacterized protein LOC131075057 isoform X1: MSSWCYQPPGMDGWGCLPQEEDEAGWQWGRGGRASPRGRGGRGSLSWGRGRSERGEDGGGWGPGRGGRGPGRGSLSWGRGGRGSRSSGRRGRSYGRGSPKRKDEGGWESRPWRSSGWGSPLREDGGGCLGTSGWGEDGGGCLGTSGWECGRSGWGSPPREDGGGCLGTSGWNPLRELDLGFVEEDDEGGEERESPPTGTNEGVLLREDEGGSESVAPEEDEYDSSEHDDVAMSSPSGRNSVGRNPKENIQSLQSSLKSGIDEYFKKFQDMEAELIRVKADKEELSEIKRKTEAELIRVKADKEELGEIKRKTEAVLIIAKRDIKELAERNKKLEEELKRVKEGEESIKKLEEQLKRAKEGEESSRQNLEQTRNKLRELSTTFGAMKEECDKVCDQQGAAPQLKKRKYVLKVFEVNDLLNCPICWEPWSQSGEHNACSLSCGHFFGKSCITRWISSDGNRSFSSMRAAVRVKDLSLAFYNEQIQPIIQRRWDKLNTPLHMVAFALNPKWYKARSGRVSPIQDDEVKAGFFRCVEKMFDSRDADIIRTEWGRFATLRGYSDATKMNLETMAQEDPVLWWNCHGPKSLTIPPQN
- the LOC131075057 gene encoding protein argonaute 2 isoform X3; translation: MSSWCYQPPGMDGWGCLPQEEDEAGWQWGRGGRASPRGRGGRGSLSWGRGRSERGEDGGGWGPGRGGRGPGRGSLSWGRGGRGSRSSGRRGRSYGRGSPKRKDEGGWESRPWRSSGWGSPLREDGGGCLGTSGWGEDGGGCLGTSGWECGRSGWGSPPREDGGGCLGTSGWNPLRELDLGFVEEDDEGGEERESPPTGTNEGVLLREDEGGSESVAPEEDEYDSSEHDDVAMSSPSGRNSVGRNPKENIQSLQSSLKSGIDEYFKKFQDMEAELIRVKADKEELSEIKRKTEAELIRVKADKEELGEIKRKTEAVLIIAKRDIKELAERNKKLEEELKRVKEGEESIKKLEEQLKRAKEGEESSRQNLEQTRNKLRELSTTFGAMKEECDKVCDQQGAAPQLKKRKYVLKVFEVNDLLNCPICWEPWSQSGEHNACSLSCGHFFGKSCITRWISSDGNRSFSSCPVCSSRVTLSDIRHHYASQIYDKGGET
- the LOC131075057 gene encoding protein RNA-directed DNA methylation 3 isoform X5 is translated as MSSWCYQPPGMDGWGCLPQEEDEAGWQWGRGGRASPRGRGGRGSLSWGRGRSERGEDGGGWGPGRGGRGPGRGSLSWGRGGRGSRSSGRRGRSYGRGSPKRKDEGGWESRPWRSSGWGSPLREDGGGCLGTSGWGEDGGGCLGTSGWECGRSGWGSPPREDGGGCLGTSGWNPLRELDLGFVEEDDEGGEERESPPTGTNEGVLLREDEGGSESVAPEEDEYDSSEHDDVAMSSPSGRNSVGRNPKENIQSLQSSLKSGIDEYFKKFQDMEAELIRVKADKEELSEIKRKTEAELIRVKADKEELGEIKRKTEAVLIIAKRDIKELAERNKKLEEELKRVKEGEESIKKLEEQLKRAKEGEESSRQNLEQTRNKLRELSTTFGAMKEECDKVCDQQGAAPQLKKRKYVLKVFEVNDLLNCPICWEPWSQSGEHNACPNLRMLKPWTSF
- the LOC131075057 gene encoding protein argonaute 2 isoform X2 produces the protein MSSWCYQPPGMDGWGCLPQEEDEAGWQWGRGGRASPRGRGGRGSLSWGRGRSERGEDGGGWGPGRGGRGPGRGSLSWGRGGRGSRSSGRRGRSYGRGSPKRKDEGGWESRPWRSSGWGSPLREDGGGCLGTSGWGEDGGGCLGTSGWECGRSGWGSPPREDGGGCLGTSGWNPLRELDLGFVEEDDEGGEERESPPTGTNEGVLLREDEGGSESVAPEEDEYDSSEHDDVAMSSPSGRNSVGRNPKENIQSLQSSLKSGIDEYFKKFQDMEAELIRVKADKEELSEIKRKTEAELIRVKADKEELGEIKRKTEAVLIIAKRDIKELAERNKKLEEELKRVKEGEESIKKLEEQLKRAKEGEESSRQNLEQTRNKLRELSTTFGAMKEECDKVCDQQGAAPQLKKRKYVLKVFEVNDLLNCPICWEPWSQSGEHNACSLSCGHFFGKSCITRWISSDGNRSFSSPQSKNAEAMDQLLEIKQQALRFQFDNNICQCKVV